One region of Daphnia pulicaria isolate SC F1-1A chromosome 7, SC_F0-13Bv2, whole genome shotgun sequence genomic DNA includes:
- the LOC124349645 gene encoding methyl farnesoate epoxidase-like: MVAAIFLSLILLALVVVLFLFTQCRRRLGNIPPGPRGLPLVGYIPFLKNHDAKPYKALIKLSQIYGPVTGFYMGPSFTVSVCGYEAVVEALHNEDLNGRPDSAARRERTFGKRLGLMFIDGDFFREQRRFTLRHLRDLGFGRTSAEDMIQDEIREMIRVISDQSSSDPSGVVDFKNGIFNRSVLNILWALIGGERFHRDDARLTNLLNMVDFFNRNFKPQTANVAVPGFLLRMFPSLRKILGIRNDIFEPLQNFIRAVIEEHARDRDDVPRDFIDVYLKEMEKQQTDLPEDQKQSTSFHVEQLIALVIDLFLAGAETSSNAIGFALLYMVHYPEVQRKMQAELDRICGDALPSLAHRPSLVYTEAVLIESLRLANVAPLTLMHCASKDTQLGGFNIPKASLVLINLYSVNMDETYWTDPQVFNPERHLDSDGSLLKKSERFMPFGLGKRQCLGEPLARNSFFLFTAALVKAFQLEAVPDRPLPTLDPLTGVTNGYQGFQAIVTPRI; the protein is encoded by the exons atggtGGCCGCCATTTTTCTCAGCTTGATATTATTGGCCCTCGTTGtcgttttatttctgtttacaCAATGTCGCCGCCGACTAGGAAACATTCCTCCAG GGCCCAGGGGCTTGCCGCTGGTTGGCTACATCCCGTTCTTGAAGAATCACGATGCCAAACCTTACAAGGCGCTGATCAAATTGAGCCAAATCTATGGCCCAGTGACTGGATTCTACATGGGACCGAGTTTCACCGTCTCAGTCTGCGGCTACGAGGCGGTTGTCGAAGCCCTGCACAATGAAGACTTGAACGGCCGACCCGATTCGGCCGCCCGGCGTGAAAGGACATTTGGCAAAAGACTCG GTTTGATGTTTATCGATGGAGATTTCTTCCGTGAGCAAAGGCGGTTCACTTTACGACATTTGCGGGACCTCGGATTCGGTCGGACATCAGCCGAGGACATGATACAAGACGAAATTCGTGAGATGATCCGCGTCATTAGCGATCAATCCAGTTCCGATCCGAGTGGAGTGGTCGATTTTAAAAACGGAATTTTCAATCGATCCGTTCTCAACATTTTGTGGGCGCTGATTGGAGGTGAGCGTTTCCATCGGGACGACGCCCGTCTCACCAACCTTTTGAACATGGTCGATTTCTTCAATCGAAATTTCAAACCTCAAACGGCCAACGTTGCTGTGCCCGGTTTCCTCCTCCGAATGTTCCCGTCTCTGAGGAAAATACTGGGCATCCGCAACGACATCTTTGAGCCACTTCAAAACTTTATTCGA gCAGTTATtgaagaacacgccagagatcGTGACGATGTCCCACGTGATTTTATCGACGTCTACTTGAAGGAAATGGAGAAACAGCAAACGGATTTACCAGAAGACCAGAAACAATCGACGAGCTTTCACG TCGAACAACTAATTGCGCTCGTAATCGATCTCTTCCTCGCTGGAGCGGAGACTAGCAGCAACGCCATCG GTTTCGCGCTACTTTACATGGTTCATTACCCGGAGGTTCAACGGAAAATGCAAGCCGAGCTGGATCGAATTTGTGGCGACGCTCTTCCGTCGCTTGCCCATCGTCCTAG TCTGGTGTACACCGAGGCCGTTCTCATCGAATCTCTTCGTCTGGCCAATGTGGCGCCTTTGACTTTGATGCACTGCGCCTCTAAGGACACCCAACTCGGAGGATTCAACATCCCTAAG GCAAGTCTGGTGCTGATCAATCTCTATTCCGTCAACATGGATGAAACTTACTGGACCGATCCGCAAGTATTCAACCCTGAAAGGCATTTAGATTCCGATGGAAGTCTATTGAAGAAATCGGAGCGCTTTATGCCTTTCGGCTTAG GTAAACGACAGTGTTTGGGCGAACCGTTGGCTCGAAatagtttcttcctttttacgGCGGCGTTGGTTAAAGCGTTCCAGTTGGAAGCCGTTCCGGATCGCCCTCTTCCAACGTTGGACCCTCTGACTGGCGTAACCAACGGATACCAGGGATTCCAAGCCATCGTAACGCCccgcatttaa
- the LOC124349455 gene encoding general vesicular transport factor p115-like isoform X1 has product MDYFFGFKSAISQPEAEPSPADTVLRLVERVTSSTLLEDKRDACRAIKALSKKYRLEVGAHGLDALIEVLNGQPDLETSSFVLDTLCNVTSSEVFEEEGVGAPVGEQFTEIFLKKAENVISVITLLDEYDFHIRLPAIRLLMNLLNNKSKEMQEIVLACPMGVAKLIDILSDSRDFVRNEALLLLIQLTKSNANIQNIIAYERGFDQLFQVVRSEGYSDGGIVVDDSLQLMLNLLKRNASNQTVFREESCMKHITPFFQSCQQSEGGDPTGSWSIQKISNVHSMLQVVRTLVSPANATQVVSPAQKNVAGCGLLSELCALLMSPGVPADILSEIICTVGESIRGCRSNQEFFGQVMASSSPPRTALVVLLMSMVNEKQPVPLRASVLYCFECFLYKNDFSQGQIIQALLPTSAEAMQQISAGQLLCGGLFSTDCLSHWLSSVALSHALVNNTNNRELLLRVHLAIAKDVAPVSLLQQAFSILQLGGKLQTRLGILTLLSTWLADSPNSVAQFLKLPNAVAFLTALVASNEHDDQEVLVQSLCAFLLGLCVVYNNDANSNFSKESLCQLITKRIGVETFVDKLAEIAKHEVYSKALKHPQIRINTAADIQFDHEFCRLYKGLEGVIAKAVAPPTSPKGAESPSESMALAKYKDVIREQDGQIQHLRQRLAALEGGHIAAQSKIEELNVNVQHLQDQNTLLKAQRNNNVIIDEGEPSTPPPESSTDKLVKELEALRLDNERLRGQLEEQQQAANHYVGIPPSNGIAVEFASTQSASIMDSFTTHEDVQVCSFFRQPESTSAANPLELELKAVKSRLEAMETELGDSQKRLADCLSVNAGLQDEIERVKRDQEDLLVLLADQDGQVLKYKDRLKNLGQTVSEDEDDELDDLAGDDELSV; this is encoded by the exons atggattattttttcggcttCAAGTCTGCCATCAGCCAGCCGGAAGCGGAGCCTTCTCCTGCTGACACG GTGTTGAGACTGGTTGAAAGAGTCACATCTTCGACTCTGCTGGAGGACAAACGGGATGCCTGCAGAGCCATCAAAGCCCTTTCCAAAAAGTATCGATTGGAAGTGGGGGCCCACGGTTTGGATGCCTTGATTGAGGTGCTCAATGGCCAGCCGGATCTGGAGACATCCAGTTTCGTCCTGGATACATTATGCAATGTAACTTCATCAGAGGTTTTTGAAGAAGAGGGTGTCGGTGCCCCAGTTGGAGAGCAGTTCACTGAAATCTTTCTCAAAAAAGCAGAGAATGTCATAAGCGTCATCACGTTACTAGACGAATATGATTTTCACATTCGACTTCCAGCGATTCGTCTGCTAATGAACCTCTTAAACAACAA ATCGAAAGAAATGCAGGAAATTGTTCTGGCTTGTCCGATGGGTGTGGCCAAATTAATCGATATCCTCAGTGATAGCCGGGATTTCGTGCGAAACGAAGCCTTACTCCTTCTCATCCAGCTGACTAAAAGCAATgccaacattcaaaacattatcGCCTATGAACGTGGTTTCGACCAGCTCTTTCAAGTCGTTCGCAGCGAGGGCTACAGTGACGGTGGTATCGTCGTAGACGATTCCCTACAACTTATGCTCAACCTCCTCAAACGCAACGCCTCAAACCAGACAGTCTTTCGAGAAG AATCCTGCATGAAGCACATCACACCGTTTTTCCAGTCATGCCAACAGTCGGAAGGAGGTGATCCAACTGGCAGTTGGTCTATACAGAAGATTAGCAATGTACATTCCATGCTTCAG GTGGTAAGAACATTGGTATCTCCGGCCAACGCCACTCAAGTGGTGTCTCCAGCCCAGAAAAATGTGGCCGGCTGTGGTCTGCTTTCCGAATTGTGTGCTCTACTCATGTCGCCCGGCGTTCCGGCTGACATCCTCAGCGAAATCATCTGCACAGTCGGCGAGTCGATTCGCGGCTGCCGGAGCAATCAAGAATTCTTTGGCCAAGTGATGGCCTCTTCGTCACCGCCGCGAACAGCCTTGGTCGTTCTCCTCATGTCTATGGTCAACGAAAAGCAGCCGGTGCCGCTCCGAGCGTCCGTTCTCTACTGTTTCGAGTGTTTCCTCTACAAGAACGATTTCAGTCAGGGACAGATCATCCAGGCACTTTTACCCACATCGGCAGAAG CGATGCAGCAAATTTCAGCTGGCCAATTATTGTGCGGTGGACTGTTCTCGACCGACTGCCTTTCTCACTGGCTCTCTTCCGTGGCACTCTCTCACGCTCTtgtcaacaacaccaacaacagggAACTGTTGCTAAGGGTGCACTTGGCTATCGCCAAAGATGTCGCACCCGTTTCCCTCCTACAACAAGCTTTTAGTATACTCCAATtg GGTGGCAAGTTGCAGACTCGACTGGGCATTCTGACGTTACTGTCCACCTGGTTGGCAGATAGCCCCAACTCTGTggctcaatttttaaaactcccAAATGCAGTGGCATTTTTAACGGCCTTG GTGGCTTCCAATGAGCACGACGACCAAGAGGTGCTTGTACAGAGCTTGTGTGCATTTCTCCTAGGACTCTGCGTGGTCTACAATAACGATGCAAACAGCAACTTTTCCAAG GAATCCCTGTGCCAACTTATAACCAAGCGAATCGGAGTCGAAACGTTCGTCGACAAGCTTGCCGAGATCGCCAAACACGAAGTGTACAGCAAAGCCCTCAAACACCCTCAAATTCGGATCAATACCGCGGCTGATATCCAATTCGATCACGAGTTCTGTCGCTTGTACAAAG GACTAGAGGGTGTCATTGCCAAAGCGGTGGCTCCGCCTACCAGTCCTAAAGGAGCCGAATCCCCGTCCGAATCGATG GCTCTGGCCAAATACAAGGACGTCATTCGTGAGCAAGATGGACAGATACAGCACCTGCGGCAACGATTAGCTGCCTTGGAGGGGGGTCACATAGCCGCTCAG AGCAAGATCGAAGAGTTGAACGTCAACGTGCAGCACCTCCAGGATCAAAATACATTGCTCAAGGCCCAACGGAACAATAACGTCATCATTGACGAAGGCGAGCCTTCAACTCCGCCACCCGAATCGTCGACTGACAAGTTGGTGAAAGAGCTGGAAGCGTTACGTCTAGACAATGAGAGACTTCGCGGTCAGCTGGAAGAGCAGCAACAAGCTGCCAATCACTACGTTGGCATTCCTCCGTCT AACGGAATCGCTGTCGAATTCGCTTCAACCCAATCGGCTTCCATAATGGATAGCTTTACCACGCATGAA gACGTCCAAGTGTGTTCGTTCTTTCGTCAACCGGAATCGACGTCGGCTGCTAATCCGCTCGAGCTCGAGCTCAAAGCAGTCAAGAGTCGACTGGAAGCGATGGAAACGGAATTAGGCGATTCCCAGAAGCGATTGGCTGACTGTCTGTCGGTCAATGCCGGACTTCAAGACGAGAttgaacgagtcaaaagagaTCAGGAAGACTTGCTTGTCCTTTTAGCCGATCAGGATGGACAGGTTCTAAAATATAAGGACCGGTTGAAAAACCTCGGTCAAACG gtcagtgaagatgaagatgatgagctGGACGATTTGGCTGGCGATGACGAACTttcagtttga
- the LOC124349455 gene encoding general vesicular transport factor p115-like isoform X2, with amino-acid sequence MDYFFGFKSAISQPEAEPSPADTVLRLVERVTSSTLLEDKRDACRAIKALSKKYRLEVGAHGLDALIEVLNGQPDLETSSFVLDTLCNVTSSEVFEEEGVGAPVGEQFTEIFLKKAENVISVITLLDEYDFHIRLPAIRLLMNLLNNKSKEMQEIVLACPMGVAKLIDILSDSRDFVRNEALLLLIQLTKSNANIQNIIAYERGFDQLFQVVRSEGYSDGGIVVDDSLQLMLNLLKRNASNQTVFREESCMKHITPFFQSCQQSEGGDPTGSWSIQKISNVHSMLQVVRTLVSPANATQVVSPAQKNVAGCGLLSELCALLMSPGVPADILSEIICTVGESIRGCRSNQEFFGQVMASSSPPRTALVVLLMSMVNEKQPVPLRASVLYCFECFLYKNDFSQGQIIQALLPTSAEAMQQISAGQLLCGGLFSTDCLSHWLSSVALSHALVNNTNNRELLLRVHLAIAKDVAPVSLLQQAFSILQLGGKLQTRLGILTLLSTWLADSPNSVAQFLKLPNAVAFLTALVASNEHDDQEVLVQSLCAFLLGLCVVYNNDANSNFSKESLCQLITKRIGVETFVDKLAEIAKHEVYSKALKHPQIRINTAADIQFDHEFCRLYKGLEGVIAKAVAPPTSPKGAESPSESMALAKYKDVIREQDGQIQHLRQRLAALEGGHIAAQSKIEELNVNVQHLQDQNTLLKAQRNNNVIIDEGEPSTPPPESSTDKLVKELEALRLDNERLRGQLEEQQQAANHYVGIPPSDVQVCSFFRQPESTSAANPLELELKAVKSRLEAMETELGDSQKRLADCLSVNAGLQDEIERVKRDQEDLLVLLADQDGQVLKYKDRLKNLGQTVSEDEDDELDDLAGDDELSV; translated from the exons atggattattttttcggcttCAAGTCTGCCATCAGCCAGCCGGAAGCGGAGCCTTCTCCTGCTGACACG GTGTTGAGACTGGTTGAAAGAGTCACATCTTCGACTCTGCTGGAGGACAAACGGGATGCCTGCAGAGCCATCAAAGCCCTTTCCAAAAAGTATCGATTGGAAGTGGGGGCCCACGGTTTGGATGCCTTGATTGAGGTGCTCAATGGCCAGCCGGATCTGGAGACATCCAGTTTCGTCCTGGATACATTATGCAATGTAACTTCATCAGAGGTTTTTGAAGAAGAGGGTGTCGGTGCCCCAGTTGGAGAGCAGTTCACTGAAATCTTTCTCAAAAAAGCAGAGAATGTCATAAGCGTCATCACGTTACTAGACGAATATGATTTTCACATTCGACTTCCAGCGATTCGTCTGCTAATGAACCTCTTAAACAACAA ATCGAAAGAAATGCAGGAAATTGTTCTGGCTTGTCCGATGGGTGTGGCCAAATTAATCGATATCCTCAGTGATAGCCGGGATTTCGTGCGAAACGAAGCCTTACTCCTTCTCATCCAGCTGACTAAAAGCAATgccaacattcaaaacattatcGCCTATGAACGTGGTTTCGACCAGCTCTTTCAAGTCGTTCGCAGCGAGGGCTACAGTGACGGTGGTATCGTCGTAGACGATTCCCTACAACTTATGCTCAACCTCCTCAAACGCAACGCCTCAAACCAGACAGTCTTTCGAGAAG AATCCTGCATGAAGCACATCACACCGTTTTTCCAGTCATGCCAACAGTCGGAAGGAGGTGATCCAACTGGCAGTTGGTCTATACAGAAGATTAGCAATGTACATTCCATGCTTCAG GTGGTAAGAACATTGGTATCTCCGGCCAACGCCACTCAAGTGGTGTCTCCAGCCCAGAAAAATGTGGCCGGCTGTGGTCTGCTTTCCGAATTGTGTGCTCTACTCATGTCGCCCGGCGTTCCGGCTGACATCCTCAGCGAAATCATCTGCACAGTCGGCGAGTCGATTCGCGGCTGCCGGAGCAATCAAGAATTCTTTGGCCAAGTGATGGCCTCTTCGTCACCGCCGCGAACAGCCTTGGTCGTTCTCCTCATGTCTATGGTCAACGAAAAGCAGCCGGTGCCGCTCCGAGCGTCCGTTCTCTACTGTTTCGAGTGTTTCCTCTACAAGAACGATTTCAGTCAGGGACAGATCATCCAGGCACTTTTACCCACATCGGCAGAAG CGATGCAGCAAATTTCAGCTGGCCAATTATTGTGCGGTGGACTGTTCTCGACCGACTGCCTTTCTCACTGGCTCTCTTCCGTGGCACTCTCTCACGCTCTtgtcaacaacaccaacaacagggAACTGTTGCTAAGGGTGCACTTGGCTATCGCCAAAGATGTCGCACCCGTTTCCCTCCTACAACAAGCTTTTAGTATACTCCAATtg GGTGGCAAGTTGCAGACTCGACTGGGCATTCTGACGTTACTGTCCACCTGGTTGGCAGATAGCCCCAACTCTGTggctcaatttttaaaactcccAAATGCAGTGGCATTTTTAACGGCCTTG GTGGCTTCCAATGAGCACGACGACCAAGAGGTGCTTGTACAGAGCTTGTGTGCATTTCTCCTAGGACTCTGCGTGGTCTACAATAACGATGCAAACAGCAACTTTTCCAAG GAATCCCTGTGCCAACTTATAACCAAGCGAATCGGAGTCGAAACGTTCGTCGACAAGCTTGCCGAGATCGCCAAACACGAAGTGTACAGCAAAGCCCTCAAACACCCTCAAATTCGGATCAATACCGCGGCTGATATCCAATTCGATCACGAGTTCTGTCGCTTGTACAAAG GACTAGAGGGTGTCATTGCCAAAGCGGTGGCTCCGCCTACCAGTCCTAAAGGAGCCGAATCCCCGTCCGAATCGATG GCTCTGGCCAAATACAAGGACGTCATTCGTGAGCAAGATGGACAGATACAGCACCTGCGGCAACGATTAGCTGCCTTGGAGGGGGGTCACATAGCCGCTCAG AGCAAGATCGAAGAGTTGAACGTCAACGTGCAGCACCTCCAGGATCAAAATACATTGCTCAAGGCCCAACGGAACAATAACGTCATCATTGACGAAGGCGAGCCTTCAACTCCGCCACCCGAATCGTCGACTGACAAGTTGGTGAAAGAGCTGGAAGCGTTACGTCTAGACAATGAGAGACTTCGCGGTCAGCTGGAAGAGCAGCAACAAGCTGCCAATCACTACGTTGGCATTCCTCCGTCT gACGTCCAAGTGTGTTCGTTCTTTCGTCAACCGGAATCGACGTCGGCTGCTAATCCGCTCGAGCTCGAGCTCAAAGCAGTCAAGAGTCGACTGGAAGCGATGGAAACGGAATTAGGCGATTCCCAGAAGCGATTGGCTGACTGTCTGTCGGTCAATGCCGGACTTCAAGACGAGAttgaacgagtcaaaagagaTCAGGAAGACTTGCTTGTCCTTTTAGCCGATCAGGATGGACAGGTTCTAAAATATAAGGACCGGTTGAAAAACCTCGGTCAAACG gtcagtgaagatgaagatgatgagctGGACGATTTGGCTGGCGATGACGAACTttcagtttga